One segment of Alnus glutinosa chromosome 2, dhAlnGlut1.1, whole genome shotgun sequence DNA contains the following:
- the LOC133860791 gene encoding beta-glucuronosyltransferase GlcAT14A has translation MRKNVNSHAGRVFSDRKWSLPFFASVIVSIMLFLTAMSGLFSSPSGGEQLPFDIISFSRSDDSNAYFVESDLRRSLETTGVSKTKAPRLAYLISGTKGDSHRMMRTLQAVYHPRNQYILHLDLEAPPRERLELTNSVKSDPMFREVENVRVLAQSNLVTYKGPTMIACTLQAVAVLLRESLEWDWFINLSASDYPLVTQDDLLHVFSNLSRNINFIEHMQITGWKLNQRAKPIIIDPGLYLSKKSDLSLTTQRRSLPTSFKLFTGSAWIMLTRSFLEYCIWGWDNLPRTILMYYTNFISSPEGYFHTVICNTPEFRNTAISHDLHYIAWDSPPKQHPISLSMKDFDKMVKSKAPFARKFAKGDPVLDKIDKELLGRTNRFPTGAWCIGSSDGGADPCSLRGNDTVFRPGPGAERLQELVDSLLSDDFRKTQCS, from the exons ATGAGGAAAAATGTTAATTCACACGCAGGAAGAGTGTTTAGTGATAGAAAGTGGAGTCTTCCATTTTTTGCGAGTGTGATCGTATCGATTATGCTGTTTTTGACCGCCATGTCGGGGCTATTTAGCTCTCCCTCTGGCGGAGAGCAATTGCCATTTGACATTATCTCGTTTTCGAGATCAGATGactcaaatgcttactttgttgaATCGGATTTGAGAAGATCATTGGAAACTACTGGGGTATCCAAAACGAAAGCGCCTAGATTGGCGTATCTGATTTCGGGGACTAAGGGTGATAGTCATAGGATGATGAGGACCTTACAGGCAGTGTATCATCCCAGAAACCAATATATTCTACATTTGGATCTTGAGGCACCGCCCCGTGAAAGGTTGGAACTAACAAATTCGGTGAAGTCTGATCCGATGTTTCGCgaagtggagaatgtgcgtgTTTTGGCTCAATCGAATTTGGTGACTTATAAGGGTCCTACGATGATTGCTTGTACCCTTCAAGCGGTTGCAGTTTTGTTGAGGGAGAGCTTGGAGTGGGACTGGTTTATAAATCTCAGTGCTTCAGATTATCCTCTTGTGACACAAGACG ATTTGCTTCATGTGTTCTCTAATTTGTCTAGAAATATCAATTTCATTGAGCATATGCAGATTACTGGGTGGAAATT GAACCAAAGAGCAAAACCAATCATCATCGATCCAGgcctttacttatcaaaaaaatctgACCTTTCTTTGACCACTCAACGTCGATCACTTCCCACGTCATTCAAGTTGTTTACAG GTTCGGCATGGATAATGCTAACCCGGTCCTTTCTTGAGTACTGTATATGGGGATGGGATAACCTTCCACGAACTATTCTTATGTATTACACAAATTTCATTTCCTCTCCGGAAGGTTATTTTCACACTGTCATTTGCAACACTCCAGAATTCCGCAACACTGCAATTAGCCATGATCTCCACTACATTGCTTGGGACAGTCCTCCAAAGCAACATCCCATCTCTTTGTCAATGAAGGATTTTGACAAGATGGTTAAAAGCAAAGCTCCATTTGCTCGAAAATTTGCAAAGGGTGATCCTGTCTTAGACAAGATTGATAAGGAGCTTCTGGGTCGCACAAATCGGTTTCCAACTGGGGCATGGTGTATCGGGAGCTCGGACGGTGGGGCTGACCCGTGCTCCCTGCGGGGCAATGATACAGTGTTTAGACCAGGTCCTGGTGCTGAGAGGTTACAGGAGCTGGTCGACTCGCTGTTATCTGACGATTTTCGGAAAACGCAGTGTTCGTGA
- the LOC133860793 gene encoding uncharacterized protein LOC133860793, giving the protein MNLTISLSLLLLSRETEAEQSRVGKKEGMDLNPNSKDKKKSIDQSLLLCCKLFISEARDHATLDAIERAGRVDPETVVVNKFVDRSYNRTRYTLVSYVVHDITGSAVYSPLRQTVLAMADAAFGAINLESHSGAHPRLGVVDDILFHPLARASLDEAAWLAKAVAADIGNRFQVPVYLYAAAHPTGKALDTIRRELGFYRPNFMGNQWVGWPMPEMLPEKPDEGPNTVSRARGISMIGARPWVALYNIPILSRDVSAARRIARMVSARGGGLPTVQTLGLVHGEDSTEIACMLLEPNQIGADRVQNQVEMLAAEEGLDVEKGYFTDSSPEMIIENYMKLISAERD; this is encoded by the exons ATGAATctcaccatctctctctctcttttacttCTTTCTCGTGAAACAGAGGCTGAGCAAAGCAGAGTGGGGAAAAAGGAAGGAATGGATCTCAACCCAAATAGCAAG GACAAGAAGAAGAGCATAGACCAATCCTTGCTACTCTGCTGCAAGCTGTTTATCTCTGAAGCACGTGACCATGCAACCCTTGATGCCATCGAACGGGCTGGGAGGGTTGACCCAGAAACTGTTGTCGTCAACAAATTTGTGGATCGATCTTACAACAGGACTAGGTACACCCTCGTATCCTACGTTGTCCACGACATCACCGGCAGTGCCGTTTACAGCCCGTTGCGGCAAACTGTCCTCGCCATGGCCGATGCTGCCTTTGGAGCCATTAACCTTGAGTCGCATTCTGGGGCTCACCCCCGGCTTGGCGTCGTCGACGACATTCTTTTCCATCCATTGGCTCGGGCATCATTGGATGAAGCTGCTTGGCTTGCCAAGGCTGTGGCAGCCGATATTGGCAATAGATTCCAAG TGCCAGTATATCTGTATGCTGCTGCACACCCAACTGGCAAGGCTCTAGACACCATCAGGAGAGAGCTTGGATTCTACCGGCCCAATTTCATGGGCAACCAATGGGTAGGGTGGCCCATGCCTGAAATGCTTCCGGAGAAGCCCGATGAAGGCCCAAACACTGTTTCTCGAGCAAGAGGAATCTCGATGATCGGGGCTCGTCCATGGGTTGCATTGTACAACATACCCATCTTGTCAAGAGATGTCTCGGCTGCTCGAAGGATCGCTCGCATGGTGAGTGCCCGAGGCGGCGGGCTTCCGACAGTGCAAACACTGGGCTTGGTTCATGGTGAGGACTCAACAGAGATAGCTTGCATGCTGTTGGagccaaatcaaattggtgcaGACCGGGTCCAGAACCAGGTTGAGATGCTAGCAGCCGAAGAAGGGTTGGATGTGGAGAAGGGATATTTTACTGACTCTTCACCAGAGATGATTATTGAAAATTACATGAAATTGATCTCTGCTGAAAGAGACTAA